CCGATGTGCCGGAACGAGGCTTGTTTGACCGCGTCGAGGATCTGGCCCGTTGCGGCGGTCATCTCCGTCGCGGTCGTGACCACCAGATCCCCACGTTTCGGGTACTCGGGGTCTTCGGTCTTGGTGATCCCGACCTTTTCCAGGTCGACACCGAGGGAAGCTCCCACGGCGCGGCCAACCGCGATCGCCACCGGGTTGAGCGCTTCGTTCCACTCGCGAATCCGGTCAACAAGCCAGTTCGTGCCCGGCCGGTAGTCCAACAACTGGGTGTGCCCCAGACCGTCGGCGCGGATCCCGTAGAGCGCGATGGCGGCGTAGTCCCGCTGCGGGGCGATGTCGATCGCGATCGCCACGTCACCGTCACGCCGCGACTCGGGGTCATGCAGCTTGGTGTTCCACCACACCACGTCGATCGCGCCACCGCCGGTGATGCGCCGCGGCCACAACCCCAGCACCTCACGAGCGAACCCACGCCCCTTGTTCGCCGACAGCATCTTCCGCAGCCGGCGGATGGTTTCCAAGGTGACGCGCCCCAACCCCAGCGCCGGGTTGGAGTACGCCCAGTTCTGCGGGTCGTCGATGTCGATTTTGACGTGGATGTCCTCGAGGTCCCCGGGGAGTCCCCAGTCGCGGTAGCCGAGGGAGTCGTCTCCGCCCTTCTCGGCGCGCTCCTTGAGCTCGTACATCACCTCGCCCGTGTCACCCGTCAACGGCGGCGACGACAGGTACACGATCTGCGCGTTCGGGCGGGCGATCAGCGTCGGCCCCAACGCCTCCGCCTGCTCTGGGGTGTAGGCGAACGCCTCGTCGATGACGTTCAAGTCACCGGAGAACCCTCGACCGGACCCCTTCGAGCGGGCGACGAACTTGATCCGCTGTTCGGTGTCGAGTCGTTCGAAGCCCTCTTCGCCGTTGGTGTTGGAGATCTTCACCATCACGCCGTCGACCTCGACCAGCGTGTCACTGATCGGGGTGCCCAGCGCGCGGATGAGTTTCCGCATCTTGCGGAACGCTTCCATCGCGGTCTTGTACTCGTGCGCCGACCAGATGATCAGTTCCTCGCCGAGGACGAAGAACCCGACCAGCGCGCGGGCCTCCCCCAGCCCGCCCTTGCCGTTCTGGCGGGCGACCCACTCCGCGTACTCGTAGCACGCCCACTTGCCATCCGGTCGCGTCGACAGCATCAGGTCGACGCTGTCCTTCTGCCACGGCTCCAGCGGCTTCCCCGCCGCCTCCATCAGGTCCGCGGCGAGGTCGCCGAACGAGCCGACGATGTTGTCAGGCCGGGACTCAACCCGCGGTGTGAGCGCTCCGCGCAGCACGCTTGGCGGCGAGGTCAGCAAGCACCCCACCACCCTTCGGTTGCGGCTTCTGAGCGCCGGCGGCCTTCACCAAGTCCGTCACGGCCATCCGGAACGCGCTCTGCAGCTCCCGCGACTCGGTCAGCAGCTTGTCCACGACGACCTCGACACGGGACCCGTCGTCGTTGCGGGACCAGAACCGCAACCAGTCCTCGCCCTTCAAATGCCGGTCCAGCCGCTCGAGCCGGTCCGCCATGCGGCAGGTTTCGAGCAGCATCTCCCGGTGCAGCGGGGAGGGCTGCCAGGCGGCTGTCATCTGGTCCCAGAGCCGCCGACCACGGCTGGACAGCCCCATCTCATCCACGGGCACGCTGGATCCCGTTACGGACTCCTCAGGCGTTACGGGTGACGTAACGGCCTCGGGCGTGATGACCGCGCAGTTCCCGACCACGCATCGGGAGTGATCTCCCTGCTCATGACGCCTGCGCCGGTCCCGGTACGCGCGCGCACGCGAGGCCGCAGTGGCATCGGCCATCACGACCTCCAGAGATCATTCCGGGGGGAGATTTGACGGGAGCGGTGGAGTGGGGTCTCCGTTGTGGATCTTTCTCGACGGGGTGGGTACCCCCCGTTACCTCGGTGCATCTGGTTGGTTATTCACCAACATGGCTCTGACCTGCGGAAACGGCCTATCGGCAGTCGCCGAGACCATCCACATCGGACAGTGCTCGTCCGTCCACTGTGGTCATCATGTGGCTTTGACCTGCGGCTTTGATGGCCGAGTGCGTGGTGGTTGGTGGGTCACACTGTGCCAGGGTCCAGGGCCACGGTGCCTCGGGGGTTGGCCCAGTCGGGGTGGAGCAGGCCAGGGTCCAAGTCACCGAGCCAAGGCTGGTAGCGGTGGTACCACTGGCCTATCCGGGTGCGGGTGCCACGTGGCCTGCCAGTGTCCAGGGCGCGCTGCTCGCACACGGTCTTGCCTGGGTTGAGCACATACATCTGGGCACGCCACCGTTGGGCTAGGGCTTGGCGTGAGGTTGGGTGTGGGGCGGTGCGCAGCACCCATGCCGTGCCGTGGGCTGGGTGGTGGTAGGCCTGGGCGATAGCGGCCTGCATGTGCTGCTCTGCCTGGGTGCGGTAGGGCTCGGGGTGTATCCACTCCACTGGCGAACCGAGGGCTTGGGCGATGTGGTCGTAGTCCAACACCACGTCCTCACGCTTGGCGATGGTGTGGGCCAGGGTGGTCTTGCCCGAGCACGGTGGGCCGGCGAGTACCACGATGCGCATCAGCGGTTGATGGCCGTGAACTCGACGTCCCCGCTCACCACGATCACCTCATGATTGGGTACCAACTCGGCGAGCATGCCGTGCAGTCGGGCAAGCGACGCAGTGTCGTAGTCGGCTGGGCAGCGGACGGCGAGCACGTCACCTGGTTCGAGGTGGATACGTGTGATGGCCTCAACCACTGCCGGTGTCTGCTCGTCCATCAGAGGGGTCTCCTACTTGTGGCAGGTGCAGTGGCAGCAGCAGCGCTTGCGGGTGGACACACCAGCACGGCCAGGTGGCGGCGGCGGTGGGTCCGCTGGCTGGCGTGGTGTGGTGCCAGGGTTACGCGCCGCCTGCTGGCCCATCAGAAGTCCCGGTCGCTCATCGCTGCCCTCCTGGGCTCTCAGACGTACACGATCTGCGGGTTGGGTCTGGACGCCACCGTCGGTAGCAGGTCTTCCCGTCGGCCTGAGCCATCGAGGATCAACAGGTCGGCGACATGGCCGCGCACTGACCCGGCATAGCTGGTGCATACGAACTTGATCCGCTTGCCGGTGTCGGCGCTGTTGGAGCATCTCCCGTAGGTCTGCGGTCTGCTCGTCGGTCAGGTCGAGCCCGACGATGCGTGTGAACTCGGTTATGTCGATCGTGGACAGCATCGGTCACACCTCGTTCAGGTCTACGGTCACCAGACCACGCTTCTGGTTCGGATTCAGGCGGGCGCACGGCCTGCCCACCGAGCAGGCGCATTCGTGGGGCTGTAGGCCACGTAGAGCGTTCGAACGGCCCGAGTTGCAGCCGAGGTGCGCGAGGCGAAGGTTCTGGCGCTGTGTGGGGTGTCCGCCGTGTTGCAGCTGCACCAGATGGTCAGCCGAGCGGGACAGGCGGTGCGTGGGCGGTAGGCGCTGGTCGACGAACCCGCCACACAGCCAGCAGTGGTTCTCCTCCGCGTACACCGCGGCCGAGACCTCACGCCACGGTCTACCGACCCTGCCCGCGCGTGTGGCCTCTGTGCGGGACATCAGTCCTTGAATGACTCGTAGCGGTGCGCGATCAACGGTCCACCTTTCGAGTAGGTGGTGTGCTTCGACATCTTGTCGGAGAGCTCCTGCAGCTGCTCCCACGTCAGGACGTGGTTGGGGTCAATGTTGATCGAGCGTGGTTGTGCCGCGACCTCGAGGTGGTGGTTGATGGACCTCATCAGGTCCCGGATCTCGCGCAGCAGCTTCAA
The window above is part of the Amycolatopsis thermoflava N1165 genome. Proteins encoded here:
- a CDS encoding terminase, whose protein sequence is MLTSPPSVLRGALTPRVESRPDNIVGSFGDLAADLMEAAGKPLEPWQKDSVDLMLSTRPDGKWACYEYAEWVARQNGKGGLGEARALVGFFVLGEELIIWSAHEYKTAMEAFRKMRKLIRALGTPISDTLVEVDGVMVKISNTNGEEGFERLDTEQRIKFVARSKGSGRGFSGDLNVIDEAFAYTPEQAEALGPTLIARPNAQIVYLSSPPLTGDTGEVMYELKERAEKGGDDSLGYRDWGLPGDLEDIHVKIDIDDPQNWAYSNPALGLGRVTLETIRRLRKMLSANKGRGFAREVLGLWPRRITGGGAIDVVWWNTKLHDPESRRDGDVAIAIDIAPQRDYAAIALYGIRADGLGHTQLLDYRPGTNWLVDRIREWNEALNPVAIAVGRAVGASLGVDLEKVGITKTEDPEYPKRGDLVVTTATEMTAATGQILDAVKQASFRHIGQDELDASVAGAKTKQTGDSLMWARKEADADTSPLVAVSLARWAYESRAHLVDKEQEVEPWAVFG